The sequence below is a genomic window from Brettanomyces bruxellensis chromosome 9, complete sequence.
CTTTTTATCTCAAACAAAGAAATCGTTATTAATGGCCATAgctctttattttttattttcttgaatcATTCAATTTATCTAATTTATGCTAGACCAATTTACAAGTCCGACCGTACTCCGAGGGTAAGTGCTTGGagtaaaaataatttcATTACATCAAATCTCAGTAATCCTACAAAGCAACTGCTGAGATAGAACCCATCCATCTAGTCCATTGGGTTGTCCTGAGTATGCTTTTGAGAACAGAGATAATGTTATATGACAGAGGATGACAAATTATGCCAAGaacttttttgaaaataaaagtaaatgAAGCTATATCCCCTGGACTAACATCAATATGTTTGCGTTTGTTACATCCTGTATTTTTcagttcttttttttaatatttccGGTGTAGCGGAAATCTTCTTGGGAGCGGAGGAAGGGGAGTCACGAAtacaaacaacaaaaaaaagtgaagtaTTCGCGCTCGAGTTCGGAATACCAAGAATTAAATGGTTATTCTGTACGATATGGACGCATCTAAGTAGATACAATAATAAGATATGTCAAAGCGCTGTCATCTGAGTTGAATTCgtttaaaattaaaaaatttacaCTCGCTTGGATCTTGCAACCAATTAATCTATAAACCGTGTTTCGATAATAGCACACGATGCACTAAGAATTGagattatatatatattccgcaagttcaaatttttgaaatgctGGTCATCTGCGTGGACCATGCATGAAATAGTGCATTTTAGATAACGACAGAGTGCAAATGAAATAGTATGATATACTAGGAGATGTGACACTCCAGTAAATGAAGCTCCAATTGAGGGCCTAGAAAGCTTCCGtgtaatttattttgttggCTCTATGTCACTGCTTCTTGGTCACGGCACGGCGGCTCTCCTAAGGATTTCGATTTAATCGATGTGCACTCCGTCAACTAGTCAATACTGTCTTTCCTTATTTCAGAGATGATAGACATATTTTGCTGGTGATCAGAGGGTATCCGGCTTATAGCTGATTTGATGAAAGAGGATTGAAAGGTTACCCAACGCGTTGGATCACTGTAATGATCTAGTTTTCGGTTTATCATGAATAACGAAAATGTACGCGATTATGACTGAGGCGGCTTTAGTTTTCTTCCCGTGAAATGTGGCGTGTGTGTGttcaaaatcaacattATATGCTCTATGAGCTATTTTTACTGAGAATACTACACAATGAGCTGACAGTCTAATTTTCAACCAGCCGTTTTTTCTGATTATACATCATCCAATCCTTACCAGTGTTTCGAGCTTTTCCCACACGAAATTGCTTTCCCATCTCTAAGAGTTGTACTCACCCATCTGTTTTACAATGTGTTTccttctcatttttcttttatggtggaaataaaacaagtcttctttctccatttCTTTGACAACCTGTGCTTCATCTGTTCACCTGATTATAGGTAAGCACTGAATAGTGCTTCAAGATCAGACCTTGTTCAGGCCTGGATTTTCTTATAAAAACCAATATTTActgttcttttttaaagtaTTTTTGAGGGAGGTGCTTTCATACAAGTGCAATAGCACTTTACACACTGAAACATCTAAAGCCAAGCAAGCAATCCTTGATCGTTACAATAACTGTGCTTATATATTTAAGAATACTTTTGCCGATGATTGATTAACACTCCTTATTTCCAATATATACTCTCTCACTTCTTTCTAGTACAATATTCATTAAAGGTATaaatttcattatcatttctccttttcttttcgttATTAATAGTTCACTTGCTTGGCAGAGATAAATCTTTCGACTTGGTTCCTTAGATGCCAATCGCGACGAAAGATGTCAGATAAATTATTCATTCACGTCGCGTCAAGttttctaaaaaaaatacgaatTTGATCTTACCTTTCATTATCGTGAGTCTAGTTGCAAtcaatagaaaataaaaacttCTGAACACAATTCAGAAAATTGATACTAGCATGAGTTCACCTAACAAAAGGGATATTTCGAAAGTTAAAGCTGAAGTTAAATCTGAAGAGTTAGTATCAAAAAGGCGTCATCTTAATCCAGTTGAGATTGTGGCTGATGACGATTTGATTGACAAAGCTCTTTCACAAAGgttaaataataataataataataatgatcAGTACGGACAGAAGAGTAGGGTGAGCTCGCAAATATCCATGCAAGATGAATCTGGGGAATCAGTTTCAAGTTCAAGCGATAGTGACTCAGATAGCGATTCGTCGAGCTCAACCGACACAGAAAGTGATGCTTCCAAGGGTGATACAGAATCCACAGATGATCCTATAAGGCGAGAATTTAGCGAGAAAGAACGTTTCCTCTTACAGTCAAAGTACAGGGATTTAGACGAAGAGCTCTTAAAGCAGAGAACAAAGATTGCTCTTGAAGGAGGTGTTCAAATAGTCACAAAATCGTTAGCAAAGGCCGATGATTTATTTGCTCAAACAAAGTCAGGAGTGCAGACAAATATAGTGGCGAAGGATTCATCGACTTTAAGAGAAATCGGTTATCAAGCAAGAGTGGCTACAAAAAGTTTACGACTTGGACGATCCGAAAAGCTTTTGGACTTCAAAGAGTTCAGCAGTAAGTTTAAGGATAAATTCGAGTCAGACGATGGTATCGTTAGCGAACGTTCTGACTTGATTCGTGTAAACTGGTTAGAACTTGGATGTATGTTCAACAGATTTTCAAATCGTGCAGCAACTTGCGAGTTTTTATTGGGACCTTTGGAATTGTCAAAGAAGCAAAGACAAGTAAGAAAGAGGGTTGCCGATGATTCAAGGAGTAAAATCACAAAGACTGCCAATGAAAAAGAGGCCCAAGAAATTGCTAATCGTGAAAAGATGGATTTGACTACCAAGAACTCGGAAAACTTATTCAAGCAGCTTCGGACTCgtaattttgaaaaagtgcctttcttcaacttttttattgatCCTGTGTCATTTGGGCGGTCTGTCGAAAATCTCTTTTACACGAGTTTTCTTATAAATCATGATAAAGTTATATTATCGAGGGATGAAAACAGTGGACTGCTGTACATTCAACAGGCAAGTAATAACACATTACAGAATCATCCTAGATTTATCACCAAAGATGATTCCAAGTCGCATATAATATTTGATCTTGATTATAACACATGGAAGCGAATCGTCGAAATTTACGAAATCAAGGAGGCATTTCTGAAGGCGGCTtaacaacaaaatttaCATACACAAGTATTGTTATTAGAATGATCTATATACAAGTTCTATTGGTAGAAAACGAGGATTGTTTTTGGACCAATTTTAGCAGTAATCATTTCTGTGCCAACCATATAAGTCCAGAATACGGTCGATTGGCCATTTTCTCACAACTGCTGTCGAAATGTCAGTTGTCAATCCACGTTCAAATAGTTCAATTCCTGCCCAGCCAATCATGGTGGAGTTGTCTGTACAATACTTAGGATCAGGGTAATAAAAATTCACAATGTCCAAAGGTCGGAGTTGATCTTCAAGCATTTTTCTCAACGTTAAATTCGATCCGACACCACCTGCACACACGAAGTTGTCTATAAACAaatttctctcttttattGCCAGCTTTATCTTAGTGATTATATGTTGGAATATCGCATCTTCAACCTGATAGGCCATTCTGGCAATGATCTTGCTGTCTGATGGAATGACATTATTGTACTTCTTATCAATGGATCGTCTAACCTGCGAAATGAAAGACGCAAATGAATATTTAAGAACGTTCTTTCTGTGAGCCTGATTTTTCATTGGTTCACGTATATCTAAAAGTGGTGGCTTTCCTCGCTCCTCGGAGTGCTGTCTCAAGAATGTGTCCATCTCCTTTCCAATCATATTGCCGTGAAATCCCAACTCTCTACCGCATTTATCAAGTGCATCCCCCGCTGCAATATCAACTGTATCCACTAGTATCTCATGATCAAGTAGTGACCTACTTAAAACGCACACGGTATGACCACCACTTACCAATATACTGAGAAATGGATATGATGGATATTTACCGTTGCTGGCCATCCTTGCCATCATTAAATGCCCAAGCATATGATTCACACCAACAATTGGTATTTGCCATGCTATAGATAGGCCCAACCCCAATTGATAGCCAGCAACTAGTGATGATGTCATTCCTGGTCCCCGCGTTGCACAAATTAAATCCGGCTTTGTCGTTTCTGTGTTCCACCCATTTCTCACAATAGCCCTGTTAGCTAATTCGGAAATGCTTCTACTATTATGCtttgcagcagcagctGGCACAACGCCTCCAACACCGGATGAGTCAAGAGTATCTTTAAGCTCATCAATTATACGTGGTGGCTCCTTTTTGGAGTATCTGTCCATAAGTGTAATACAAGCATCATCGCAGGAAGATTCTATAGCTAATACCTTATACGATCTGCTGAACTCTTTCAAATACACTTTGTTGATCGAATTTATTCCGAGTCGTACTAGATTCATTGATTATTTCTAGGAGAGTAACGCTGAAAAAGTCTGGCTAATTCATTTATTCCAAACAATGTTTTTTGATTTGTGCTTGGATAAGTTTAAGATTGTCTTGTCCGTCCTATCAACGTTCCAATATTTTCCCAGAAATGTCAAGTGAGAGAgaagtaaataaaaaaatgaggggaaaaaatatatatatacataaaATTTAAAGACGTCTTCCGTGAGCCAACGCCGTAGCGTAATAGTTAAAAATTACCAATTAACATTAGCGCTTGAATTGCTGTTAACAGCATATCCGCACAGtaatatatcatttcaaAGTCATTAGACGAGCTATCACACGAAGTATCATACACAGTTCAAATTTCGAGGTTCAATTGTCCTTCGGCTCAGtattttaattaattaGTTATTCTAGTTTGCTATTAGTTCGCCGCCATCTTGACAAAAGGTACTTGAAGATCTTCATCATGTCAACAATTGACCAGAATAGCCCTGCCTTTCAAGAGGCCAAAAAAAGGGCGATTGCATTTTATGACAATGAACACAATCTTGGTTACCATGAACGGATGGACCTTTATGTATTTTACGAAGAACTCTGGCGCAGAAcacttctttttgcatCAATGGGATTTGCGACTGGTGTTACTCTTCCGtttattttaaagaaaaaaaacaagcTTCTGAATCCTTTATTCCCTATTGTCGGTGGATTTTTCGGGTTATCTACTGTTCCAGCATTGATGGCACCACTTCTTTACAAtaaaagcatgaaaaagatTCATAAGAAATATACTCAGGATTCGAAGGTTAACAAAGTTCTTGAAGTGACACCGGATCCTTTCACAAAATCCTGGTTCTGGTCCAACTACTTTAAACAGTCAGCCTCAGATCCAACAAAAAGGATCAGGGATCCACGAAATCCCAATGCTATGCTCCCTGAAACGCATCGCCCCAAAAATGGCATTCAGGGATTTGGGGAATATAATAGGTCGACACCAGAAAATCCAGAGCTTACATCTGCATGGGACAAAATAAGGCATGAACAACAGACAGAACTAAAGAGCGGTAATGGCACTAATGAACTTGCCTCAGAGTATTCGGAACATTCTATGAATGAGGACTCAAACTCAAACTCCGATGAACAAAGCAGATTTTCATCTGATAGCAGCTCTTATTACGGATATGCAGCACCATCCAATGACCCACAATCACCTTCATACAATTCAGTTCAGTCTGATAATTATCCATTATTGTCCTCGAGAGATTCCTACTTGGGTAATAATAGCAACAGTAATGGTAACATTGAGAAATCACAAAAGCAACATAGAACGTCAGAAGATTCGCAGTCATACAATTCATCCTTATCAGGCGCTGGGGGCTCTGAAACTAAGTCTGCATGGGATGTAATAAGGGAACAAAAtgtggaaaagaaagattaaAGAATACTTTGTACATACAAACTTTATtcgttttttatttatttatggAATTTTCAACGGTTTAAACTTTAAGTAACCTTATCCACTAACATTCGACTGGTGCCTTATCGCACATCTGCCGTTGGAAACCCTCATATTTATCGGGCGTCCTGTTATCTTGTGACCATCTCTAAAGCCCGGTTTCCAAGTTAATTCACTCgtaaaagtgaaaaattatcaaaaaaattttatacGAGATGAATGCAATCTAGAGATGAGGATCATAACTAACAATGTACAAGAAAACTTTTTTGTAGTTCTAACAATGCTAGAATAAAAACTGAAGAAATCATCCGATACTGTTGACGGAGAAATGTTTTTATAGTGAACAATGTGCTTTGGTACCTTTTCTTCCATGCAGACAATCATCTTAGAAGGAGTCGTCGGGATTTTCTATCTATCGACGCGACACCAATATCCGTTTGAATTATTGATGTAATGCAAAGAACGGAAATGTGCTAGCCAAACGAAGGGATTAAACTCAGAATTACaatcagaagaaaaatttttcgcgagaatatttcattttttattgaaaaaCTAGAGAATATTATCACATTTTGCTTCTAAGCGCAAACGCATATAAGAAGGTTTCGAAGTCcaccaaaaagaaagtccGAAGACGTATTGGCTACCTCCCTATAagaaggataaaaaaaattttgctccttttttctatctGTCTCCGAATCCAGGCAGATCGCAAAAGCTTAAGTTAAGACTGTTGCCAGATCAAAAGAGAGTATACACAGGGTCAAAACAAAATGTCTTTCAACAGCTTCCGTTCGTTGTTCCAGCGTTACTCTGGTAAACAGTTTGCACAGTTCACCAGAAATATGTCACAAACTGCAAAGAAGCATTTTCCAAAGCCTGTTGCTCGTGCAGGCGTCTCTGGAGGTGCTTTGTTAGCCCTTGGTATTCTTGGTGTCGGAGCATACTCATTGGATGCACGTTCTGCAATAAACGAGTATGTCTGGTGCCCTCTCTTCAGATGGTGCACTACTGCTGAGCAGGGACATCATTTGGGAATTGCTTTGCTTAAGTACGGAATCTTTCCACGTGCTTTTGGTGACCACGATGATCCAATTCTTCGTGTTGATCTTTTTGGAAGAACATTGGCTAATCCTATCGGTATGGCTGCCGGTTTTGACAAGCAGGCTGAGGCCATGGATGCCCTTTACGATCTTGGCTTTGGTATTGTTGAAGTGGGAACTATTACCCCTGAGCCCCAGTTTGGTAACCCAAGGCCACGTTTCTTCAGACTTAACGCTGATGAAACTGTGATCAACAGATACGGTTTGAACTCTGATGGTAGACTAACTATTCTTTCCAGGCTTAGAGTTCGTCTAGaaaagtatttgaagaagtctAATGCATGCAAGACCAATAACTCGTTCAGAGAGGGTAAATCTTTGTTTGTTAACATTGGTAAGAACAGAAATGGTGACACTATCGATGATTATCTAGTTGGTGTTGACACCTTTGCTCCTTATGCCGATGCCCTTGTTCTTAATGTTTCTTGCCCAAGTGCTCCAGGTGTTCGTGATCTCCAGGAAAAGGATGTTCTTTTGGAGTTGCTTACAAAAGTTCGTGAGGAGAGAGATAAGGTTGGTGCAAATGTGATTGATCCAGCAAGAAAACCTCCTATCATTGTCAAGGTTGCTCCAGATCTATCCGAAAAAGAGATTGCAGACATTGCCGATGTTGCAAAGAAATCTAAGATTGACGGTATCCTCATGTCAAACACTACTACTGCTAGACCAGCTTCTTTGATCACCAAGGGACCTGTTGTTCAGGAGAAGGGTGGATTGTCTGGACGTGCAATGAGAGATATTTCCTTGAAGGCTTTCCGTACTTTGAGAAAATACACAAAGGACTCCGATTTGGTTTTGATCGGATGTGGTGGTATTTTCACAGGTAAGGATGCTATTGCATTCGCCAAAGCTGGTGCAAGTGCAATCGAGTTGTACACTTCGTTTGCTTACAGAGGACCAGGAATCCCAGACAAGATCAAAGATGAGATTGTTCAggaattgaaaaaagagggaAAAACCTGGATGGAAATTGTCGGTTCAGATGACGAGAAGAATTAGATCTATTAACGGgataatgaaatgaaaatgctacacaaatatttgtttcGACACAGTCGtagtatataaatttaGGTAAATGTACAGAATGATTTTTAACTTATAGAATTAATCATAGGTTTGCATACATATTTTGGGTATATTTTTATGTTTTAGTTTAGGATCGATTTATCAGTAAAGActtattcatttatttaaacTTAtgtttttatcttctttatcatcaaaagataaacagcaaaaaattgaaaaaatcGTGGTCAGAATACACGTTTCATTCTTTTATACAAAGGAATCTCCCAGCACTAATTACTAGTGTCCTGAATATATGGCTTTCCTTCTCCATTATATCATTTCCTTTTACTTTTGTCACCTCTCATATTTAGACCTTTTAAACCGACCATTCGCTCGTTAGCATTAAAAATACCAAAGTAGTGATACCTCGCAAAAAAGCGTATTCAATGTTGGGAATTAAACAAATATTCCAATTTAGAAATCGTGGGAGTACTATTTAAtcagttatttttctcaaaaaaGTATGTTAGTAATCCCATAACTACTATAACAAATGCAAGGTCGGTGATAAAACGCAATAAGACGTCAAATTGGCGGGTAGCAGTATGAGCTAATCCTTGGAAACGAGAAGGAATAAAACCTATAAGCATGGTTATTATCTGCGGGCTAGATTCGGGTAACCTTGAACGAATTGAGTAATATAACATTGAGGCTATAACTTCCAACGTCATAAAGTATGTCCAGAATCTACTGGATCTAGCGTCCCGCAAAATCATATCCCCATTAGACCAGAATTGAAAACGAGACCAAAAAGAGTGCTTATTATCTTGAAATGATGGTCTTAAGTTTTCAAATGAAGCTGTATAGTCTGTATACCCTGCAACATGAATAGTAATTATAGCTATTATCGCAAGAAAGCGAAATAGAGTGAAATATACATTGATTCTTGTAATCTCATATTCAGTATAGCGCTTCATGTCATTCTCATATTTTGTTTGTGTAGCACTCTTCACAGAACTTTCATGCGATTCAGCTTGGATTTTGCTTGCAAGATCGGGTAACTGCCCTTGTCCACCATTCTTTGCCGACTGCTTTAACATCGATGACATAGTCTTCATAAAATCATCAGGAAGCAATGaaggcaaagaagaatcaTCTGAGTGCTGCTTTGAATGTTCCATTTTACTAAAAATGTTTTGCATCAGTTTATCCATATCTGTTTCATCGATCTCATCGTCAATCACGTTATCTTCCTCCGATGAGTTCCTATGCAATGGGTCAGCCACATTGAGTTTGGATAGATCAGGAAGCACGAATTCTCCTTCTGTATGTTCCGTATCCAAACTTCCGTTTCTTCCAACACTTTCATTTAGATCTGACTCGTTCTTAGAATCTTTACCATTTTGCTCAGAAACCTCTTGTTCAGCAACCGCCGTACCGGTAACTTCCGACCCATTCAGACccgcaatttttttaagtcTATCAGAAGCATTTGAAGCAAGTCTCTTGGCTCTCCGTTCCCGAAGAATTCTTCTACGTTCAGCAGCTGTCAATCCCATTGTTTCAAGTTACTGTTATTAAAACTGAAGAATTCTTGACAGCCAATATCATAAAACATGTACACATGCAGGAGCGTAATTGTATTATTTGACTTGTTATCCGGGGCACGAAATTCTGTAGGATGCTAATAGTAGTattacgaaaaaaaaaatttatatatatatatatatacatccTTACCTGACTTGTTTCATCTGGAGGTATACCGAAGCATCAAACAACAAAGCTATTAACCCATCATAAAGTGTATAAAGctaaatattattctaagGTACAATAGAACCGCCTTCTCTAGTgttattgaaaaaatatctcaCGGAGTGGAATATTGCTTTTAGATGCTGTGGGTAGAAATTGGAAAGCACCTTTGTGAGATTCCTAACATACGAAAGGTTCATCTCATTATTAAAGATCCAATAGCATAAAGCCAAACATTCTGAGTCACCTTTCTTCCATGAAAGAGCAAATATTGGTATATCAAAATTGGAGCAGAATATATCATCGGTGAATAATAACTTATTTGTAATTGACCACATCTGTTCTCCTTGCGAACTAGGAACATTAACTATTATTCGTAATCCCTCTGAGAAAATGCCATGGCCACCAGGTTTAATTCCATAACGGCATATGAAAACCTGgttattttcattctgAGGAAACCTTAATATTGACTCATATTCTTTATTAGCTTTTTGGATATGTGAAAACTTATAAACTTTCATGGAGACgcaaaaatgaagattGTACagtgttttctttttctcggTATCGTATGATTCAGTTATAGTTTCATCCCATATATTCCAAACGGTACTTAAAAATGTGTCTTTGCCTTTATTCACTGCCTCATTGCGTAGGATTTCAGTTTCAGTATCAAATTCGTTTCCCGGATCCAACTCAGCAAGTAGATTTAAATAGGTGGGATTAACATTATTATGCGTGGTTGACCTTTGGCGTGATGAGATAGCTAAATAAGTTTGATTTGACATATATAGCGATTTGAATGTAAAGGTTTCATCCGGTCCAAATTTCGGACTTTTCCTACTCGAATAGTCCAAAGTTTGATCTGTATTGTTCAAATCATGTTCctcattatttttaatagTCTTTTGACTGAACAAGTGCTTAAATATTCTCTTTACAGCCTTGCTCAaagattttctttccttagTCTGGTAGaattccttcttttctcctGTTTCAAAAATGTCTGGCTTTCGACTCACAACGGTAGAAAATGAATCATCAATTTCCATATGCATTCCAGCAGGTCTTGAATCAGCAGGCGACCGACTTTTGTAAACGGGAACTTCCCGCTCATTTTGCTCTAGTATGGCCCTATCCTCGTTATTCACTCTCAAGATATTATTTAGATCATTTAGAACTTGTTCCTCgtctgcttttcttcttttgaatgatCGTCGAATAGAGAaccttcttgaaaatttatTCGAGCCATCAAAGGAAGTAGAACACTCGATATCAGCAAGAGGATTATTTACGGGTAcacttttgctttttattccccttttttgttctcttctttttcttcttctgattGAGAGAGAAAGCTTTTGAAATCCGGAATAactgttttcttttgattCAATATCCATATTTACTAAATATATCTTACTAAATTGTAGTATATCATCGTAAGTTATCTTCCAATGACAATACATAGATGTATGGTGAAGAAAATCCTTGTCTCCATTTGGAACAAGATTGATGCTGGGTGCGGCtctacaaaaaaaaaaaaaaattttatttgaaaaattataCAGATGCAATATAGTCAAGCATTTTTATGTCTATGATTTCATAACGATAACAACGAGAATCACGCACAACGTTACGTGACATCTTTAAGTTAACGTCAACTTTAACTAAGTATGGTTAATACTAAAGGAAttaataagaagaagaatgagtTCAGTCGGAAGAAGCGTCATAGAACAGGAAGATTGGGTTCAAAACTGCGGGAACTAGATGAAGAGCACAAAAGTGCGTTAAAATCGGCAGAGAGTACCAAAGCACTTTTGACAGAAGATGCAGGTTATATGGAAGCAGAAGGGATGGAAAGAACATACAAATTTAGTCAAGATGATATAATAAAGGAGGTTGATGCATCAACCGCAAGAAAGCGGTTTAGGTTAAAATTGGATCAGTATGGACCGTACACTTTAGAATACGCgagaaatggaagagaATTATTAATAGGAGGTAGAAAGGGACACGTTGCTGCCTTTGATTGGCAACTTGGAAAGCTTGATTGTGAACTTTTCTTAAATGAAACTGTCCATGCTGTGCAATTCTTACATAATGATCAATACTTCGCAGTTGCCCAGAAGAAGTACACCTTTATCTATGATAAGACAGGGATGGAGCTCCATCGTCTTCAACAACATATTGATTGCACGCTTCTCGACTTTCTTCCCTATCATATGTTGTTGGTCACTGCCGGAAATACCAGCCACTTAAAATATCATGATGTTTCCACTGGTGAACTTGTGGCTGATCTTAGAACAAAGTTGGGACCCACACAGTCTATGAGAAAGAATCCTTGGAATGCTGTCATGCATTTGGGTCACGGAAATGGACAGGTCACTCTCTGGGCACCGAGTATGCCCACTCCGTTAGTTAAAATTCAGGCATGTCGTGGACCTGTCAGAGCTTTGGCAGTTAGCAGGGATGGAAGATATATGGCAGTTAGTGGTGCGGATAAAACGTTGAAGATATGGGATATACGTAAATACGATGTTGTTGGTTCATATTATACACCAACTCAAGCTAATACATTAGATTTATCAGATACCGGCTTACTTTCAGTCGGATGGGGACCCCATGTCACCATCTGGAAAGATGTGTTGAAGGAAAATCAGAAATCGCCATACATGAATCATAATATTTCAGGCTCACAAGTGCAGACTACAAGATTTGTGCCGTTCGAAGATGTTCTTGGGTGCGGCCATAAAAATGGAATAGAATCGTTGATAATTCCTGGAGCAGGTGAAGCCAACTTTGATGCTCTCGAAATCAACCCATACGAAACTGCAAAGCAAAGACAGGAATCCGAGGTTAGAGGATTATTGAACAAACTTCAACCAGATATGATTGCGTTAGATCCGGAGTCAATAGGTAACGTCAACAAGAGAAAGGTCCAGAAACGTTTAACACCTGCAGACCTTGCCGCTTTACGTACCGAAAGAAAAAACGAGTCCATCCATCTTGACAAAGTCGACAAAATGATTCAGCCTCAtattaaaggaaagaatTCTGCTTTACGAAgaatgaagagaaagcagagaaataatttgaTAACAGAAAGATCAAGGCGTGTTGAGAAGGCtttggagaaagaaaaagatctCAGAAAACgcaaagcagaaaagacTGATCATCTTGAACAAGAATCAGACCCTACGGCAAAGGCATTATCCAGGTTTGCTTAGGTTGCGATGTGGTGGTATATAACGCTTACAAATATAGATATTTTGCTCCAGGATTAAAATGATATGAGAAAACTTGTATTTGATTAAGTAAAAAGTATTTGCTGAAGTAGGAAGGAGAACATGAAAGAAtgaaggggaaaaatttttaaaagtaTGATTCAATTCAATCCCCATCTGGAATTTCAAACAAAGTCTTGTCCACAGCTGGATCCACAGTGAAAGGATCTGGTAATGGAGCCTCAGTATTTGCTCTCTCACGAATTGTCTTGATCTTTTCAAACCGCTGGCTTGGTTGCGAATCCTTCAAAACGACAATTCCACTGATTCCACGAAATTTCCTTACTGGTGTGAATCTTTCCTCCTTCGAGAAGGTTATATACTTGAGCTGAGCAGGAACAACTCTAGACAGATTTTCTATCAAATATGGTTTCTCTTGGTAAAGTGTGCGCAAATTCGAGTTTTGTAATTCGACGTTCGGCACTGTGAACTCATGCCCTTTTTTGCCTTCCACAGAAGCCGCATCTTCGTTATCAACCTCACTGTCTATATCCTTCTCCGGCTTATCAACATCCATCTTGTCTTGATCCTTAGTATCTTTAGCCTTCAATGCAGCCCTTGCCTTAGCCCTGGCCGTAGTGGATA
It includes:
- a CDS encoding uncharacterized protein (BUSCO:EOG092624RX) — encoded protein: MSFNSFRSLFQRYSGKQFAQFTRNMSQTAKKHFPKPVARAGVSGGALLALGILGVGAYSLDARSAINEYVWCPLFRWCTTAEQGHHLGIALLKYGIFPRAFGDHDDPILRVDLFGRTLANPIGMAAGFDKQAEAMDALYDLGFGIVEVGTITPEPQFGNPRPRFFRLNADETVINRYGLNSDGRLTILSRLRVRLEKYLKKSNACKTNNSFREGKSLFVNIGKNRNGDTIDDYLVGVDTFAPYADALVLNVSCPSAPGVRDLQEKDVLLELLTKVREERDKVGANVIDPARKPPIIVKVAPDLSEKEIADIADVAKKSKIDGILMSNTTTARPASLITKGPVVQEKGGLSGRAMRDISLKAFRTLRKYTKDSDLVLIGCGGIFTGKDAIAFAKAGASAIELYTSFAYRGPGIPDKIKDEIVQELKKEGKTWMEIVGSDDEKN
- a CDS encoding uncharacterized protein (BUSCO:EOG09261UMG), which encodes MVNTKGINKKKNEFSRKKRHRTGRLGSKLRELDEEHKSALKSAESTKALLTEDAGYMEAEGMERTYKFSQDDIIKEVDASTARKRFRLKLDQYGPYTLEYARNGRELLIGGRKGHVAAFDWQLGKLDCELFLNETVHAVQFLHNDQYFAVAQKKYTFIYDKTGMELHRLQQHIDCTLLDFLPYHMLLVTAGNTSHLKYHDVSTGELVADLRTKLGPTQSMRKNPWNAVMHLGHGNGQVTLWAPSMPTPLVKIQACRGPVRALAVSRDGRYMAVSGADKTLKIWDIRKYDVVGSYYTPTQANTLDLSDTGLLSVGWGPHVTIWKDVLKENQKSPYMNHNISGSQVQTTRFVPFEDVLGCGHKNGIESLIIPGAGEANFDALEINPYETAKQRQESEVRGLLNKLQPDMIALDPESIGNVNKRKVQKRLTPADLAALRTERKNESIHLDKVDKMIQPHIKGKNSALRRMKRKQRNNLITERSRRVEKALEKEKDLRKRKAEKTDHLEQESDPTAKALSRFA
- a CDS encoding uncharacterized protein (BUSCO:EOG092634ZL) codes for the protein MSSPNKRDISKVKAEVKSEELVSKRRHLNPVEIVADDDLIDKALSQRLNNNNNNNDQYGQKSRVSSQISMQDESGESVSSSSDSDSDSDSSSSTDTESDASKGDTESTDDPIRREFSEKERFLLQSKYRDLDEELLKQRTKIALEGGVQIVTKSLAKADDLFAQTKSGVQTNIVAKDSSTLREIGYQARVATKSLRLGRSEKLLDFKEFSSKFKDKFESDDGIVSERSDLIRVNWLELGCMFNRFSNRAATCEFLLGPLELSKKQRQVRKRVADDSRSKITKTANEKEAQEIANREKMDLTTKNSENLFKQLRTRNFEKVPFFNFFIDPVSFGRSVENLFYTSFLINHDKVILSRDENSGLLYIQQASNNTLQNHPRFITKDDSKSHIIFDLDYNTWKRIVEIYEIKEAFLKAA